A part of Sugiyamaella lignohabitans strain CBS 10342 chromosome D, complete sequence genomic DNA contains:
- a CDS encoding reverse transcriptase: MHVDNQRTSKKRQLRLVLPSGERRQASPTLKLLGVTLDSQWKFSKHVEAIAIKGKMVLGIIRRLGGITWGVTGASMRNLYQGCVRPILEYASPVWYPKITKQEREQLQRIQNTGLRAILGGYHQTPIDCLHRDTDIMPLAQRYDTLQDNYIVRLHRNVDPENPVNAESTWWRKHMEHNELVQRLYEVLPKEEIFQDRIRRRKPPWKKEDMECESKAWKVKSELKKKIYQRHHTIWETQYRTSAKGEFYRSYTLPRLYNADHKNPLRYFLNECSKNELSKLVQLRTAKGAFGMFFKRFKINNLPHQCECGEEEDVKHLLCECPVTENHRQILRDASATLDLKVLLDSKKGLRAVLAFLAKAPQLL; this comes from the coding sequence ATGCATGTAGACAATCAAAGAACCTCAAAGAAACGACAGTTAAGGTTGGTTTTACCTTCAGGGGAGCGACGACAGGCTTCACCCACGCTCAAATTATTGGGAGTGACGTTAGATAGTCAGTGGAAGTTCTCCAAACATGTTGAAGCGATAGCGATAAAGGGGAAAATGGTCTTAGGAATTATACGCCGATTGGGGGGAATAACCTGGGGTGTCACAGGGGCTTCGATGCGCAACCTATACCAAGGCTGTGTAAGACCCATATTGGAGTACGCAAGTCCAGTGTGGTATCCTAAGATAACCAAACAAGAAAGGGAGCAGCTTCAACGCATTCAAAATACGGGATTACGAGCCATATTGGGTGGTTATCATCAAACACCCATCGATTGCCTCCATAGAGATACTGACATCATGCCTTTAGCGCAACGATATGATACCTTACAGGATAATTATATCGTGCGACTACATCGTAATGTGGATCCTGAGAACCCAGTTAATGCTGAGTCTACATGGTGGAGAAAGCATATGGAACACAATGAGTTGGTCCAACGACTCTATGAGGTTCTACCCAAAGAGGAAATCTTTCAAGACCGGATTCGACGACGGAAACCGCCGTGGAAGAAAGAGGACATGGAATGTGAAAGTAAAGCCTGGAAGGTCAAGAGTGAactaaagaaaaagatttaTCAAAGACATCACACAATATGGGAAACACAATACCGGACGTCTGCAAAAGGAGAGTTTTACCGGTCATATACTCTTCCAAGGTTATATAATGCAGACCACAAAAACCCTTTGAGATATTTCTTAAATGAATGCTCAAAGAATGAACTCAGTAAACTGGTGCAGTTACGAACAGCCAAAGGAGCGTTTGGAATGTTCTTCAAGAGGtttaaaatcaacaacctACCCCATCAATGTGAATGTggagaggaagaagatgttaAACATCTATTATGTGAGTGCCCAGTCACTGAAAATCATCGTCAGATCTTACGTGATGCTTCTGCGACGCTAGATCTAAAAGTCCTCCTTGATTCCAAGAAGGGCTTAAGAGCGGTATTGGCTTTTTTGGCCAAAGCTCCGCAATTACTTTAG
- the HCM1 gene encoding Hcm1p (Forkhead transcription factor; drives S-phase specific expression of genes involved in chromosome segregation, spindle dynamics, and budding; suppressor of calmodulin mutants with specific SPB assembly defects; telomere maintenance role; GO_component: GO:0005737 - cytoplasm [Evidence IEA,IEA]; GO_component: GO:0005737 - cytoplasm [Evidence IDA] [PMID 20847055]; GO_component: GO:0000790 - nuclear chromatin [Evidence IDA] [PMID 12464632]; GO_component: GO:0005634 - nucleus [Evidence IEA,IEA]; GO_component: GO:0005634 - nucleus [Evidence IDA] [PMID 19159085]; GO_component: GO:0005634 - nucleus [Evidence IDA] [PMID 20847055]; GO_component: GO:0005667 - transcription factor complex [Evidence IBA]; GO_function: GO:0003677 - DNA binding [Evidence IEA]; GO_function: GO:0003705 - RNA polymerase II distal enhancer sequence-specific DNA binding transcription factor activity [Evidence IBA]; GO_function: GO:0003690 - double-stranded DNA binding [Evidence IBA]; GO_function: GO:0043565 - sequence-specific DNA binding [Evidence IEA]; GO_function: GO:0043565 - sequence-specific DNA binding [Evidence IDA] [PMID 19111667]; GO_function: GO:0043565 - sequence-specific DNA binding [Evidence IDA,IMP] [PMID 9920414]; GO_function: GO:0003700 - sequence-specific DNA binding transcription factor activity [Evidence IEA]; GO_function: GO:0008134 - transcription factor binding [Evidence IBA]; GO_process: GO:0034599 - cellular response to oxidative stress [Evidence IMP] [PMID 20847055]; GO_process: GO:0007005 - mitochondrion organization [Evidence IMP] [PMID 20847055]; GO_process: GO:0045944 - positive regulation of transcription from RNA polymerase II promoter [Evidence IDA] [PMID 8441413]; GO_process: GO:0051090 - regulation of sequence-specific DNA binding transcription factor activity [Evidence IBA]; GO_process: GO:0006355 - regulation of transcription, DNA-templated [Evidence IEA,IEA]; GO_process: GO:0051300 - spindle pole body organization [Evidence IGI] [PMID 9920414]; GO_process: GO:0006351 - transcription, DNA-templated [Evidence IEA]), giving the protein MSPVSAAEAAAAAAATAAAAGSVSVATDSNGAGRYRHSDMGKLGHGHGFRGTSQGQNHIMLPNTNTTSGNSNNGSGGNGADSSGNGSTGLVDGPAPVKYGNSAPLPTLNSNLLKSLTSVHLPPPPSSSRHGLHLQSQHNNTGNSNNSNSIHNSRLMTPYQGKNDHMVLQDVTGMALNTPPQSQNRAAGSANNANSFMANTPLGNRKGTSNENTSNNGNNNGGANGGLRPRSGSFGYMSGSHATHGRNGSDKENISVFASHMMSPAASSPLYERKFDSSNTNGSLNYRNAFNPKPSPSSASLGQFNELPPPPPNLDRTALGPSVKKHSSHNISGSPVYQTSSTSYDYSHAITTATANSAIPSLSDEPFVIPEPKDMPPIIDDGTKPPYSYATLIGMAILRAHDRKLTLSQIYKWIIDTFQYYKNAKGGWQNSIRHNLSLNKAFEKQERPASDPGKGNYWTVVPGCEAQFIKGKINTKRSHTHIGVMTSSLMLGDVVMPSGSFSGDMLGSFNGVYGDTRLRALPMTTSSSHGSGISISKTTSSSTVISSSVKDGNGNGSDSKLPLVTMSTISGGQNRNSSLPLALSSYTHTMDTLTAGRLPDTVVEPLSVKNGSKVPGIKTRESSSTDVEPDSDDEDNQSLSGGDRKGDHDDIDDRTDVDSVEADRNSDDDDDDINEDNNNDSNYTVVRSTHSRTASASTSTATSMSESGLTESATTATSLSAMSSSSGSTSRPSPQRSIFSPENIRLKITASGRSEIGFDVNPGAIPSPLKRSSTVIGLQHFSSTNVYAESPVRKRRISGLYFDHDESLDSNSSSANSSSGNPVKKRKLGLLDHDDIPLLAAPSGPWLPYKSSPDDNQLAHLHNHTLVSASPNGGHLFQQQLLQAASVGGNNTSISGNGPGMSKVPITPLRSKSVALGDLKSSTLLPPPSPNHSSFSPSSNAILGASGSGSATRRALFKTFASPSRTFEDLMASPSGFSLRYHNPPFFDDDDVISRACFGSPDKREAKRRQYYEHSGVTGFSIDSLESVTDVFGVDICQVVRRAVEANDSKDNEQLFDHDDDETVKMSSSSSGSFSPKRTPLRRRETAPSEFLTFDSPIKTETSFSPKYSGR; this is encoded by the coding sequence ATGTCGCCTGTGTCGGCAGCAGAGGCtgcggcagcggcagcagcgaccGCCGCGGCAGCTGGATCTGTTAGCGTGGCTACGGACTCTAATGGTGCTGGTCGCTATCGTCACTCGGATATGGGCAAGTTGGGCCACGGTCACGGATTTCGTGGCACTAGTCAGGGCCAGAATCACATCATGCTTCCTAACACCAATACTACCAGTGGTAATAGTAATaatggtagtggtggtaatGGAGCTGACAGTAGTGGGAATGGATCAACTGGACTCGTTGATGGTCCGGCGCCTGTAAAGTACGGGAATTCAGCTCCACTGCCTACTCTTAACTCGAATCTTCTCAAATCGCTTACTTCAGTCCATCTTCCACCTCCCCCTTCCAGCTCGCGACACGGTTTGCAtcttcaatctcaacaCAATAACACCGGTAATAGTAATAATTCTAACAGTATTCACAATTCGCGTCTTATGACCCCGTATCAAGGCAAGAACGATCACATGGTTCTTCAGGACGTTACAGGCATGGCTCTTAATACACCACCACAATCTCAGAATAGAGCAGCTGGCTCTGCCAATAATGCCAATAGTTTCATGGCCAACACTCCTCTTGGAAATAGAAAGGGTACTAGTAATGAAAATACCAGCAATAACggaaataataatggcGGTGCCAATGGCGGTCTTAGGCCCAGGTCTGGCTCGTTTGGTTACATGTCAGGAAGTCATGCTACTCATGGACGTAATGGCAGTGATAAAGAGAATATCAGCGTGTTTGCCAGTCATATGATGtcaccagctgcttcttcgcctTTGTACGAAAGAAAATTCGACTCCTCCAACACTAATGGTTCTTTAAATTATCGTAATGCCTTCAATCCCAAACCTTCTCCATCGTCAGCATCATTAGGACAGTTTAATGAACTGCCTCCGCCACCACCTAATCTCGATCGAACAGCGCTAGGTCCCTCGGTGAAGAAACACTCGTCTCATAATATATCAGGTTCACCTGTCTACCAAACATCTTCCACTTCGTATGATTATTCGCATGCCATCACCACTGCTACAGCCAACTCGGCTATTCCTAGTCTGTCGGATGAACCATTTGTAATTCCCGAACCCAAAGATATGCCTCCAATTATTGACGACGGCACTAAACCTCCGTATTCATATGCCACTTTAATCGGGATGGCCATTCTACGTGCTCATGACCGCAAACTCACGCTTTCTCAGATCTACAAGTGGATCATTGACACTTTTCAGTACTATAAAAACGCCAAAGGTGGCTGGCAGAACTCGATTCGTCATAATCTCAGTTTAAACAAAGCATTCGAAAAGCAAGAACGTCCTGCTTCTGACCCTGGAAAGGGTAATTACTGGACGGTCGTACCAGGATGTGAAGCTCAGTTCATCAAAGGCAAAATAAACACCAAACGAAGCCATACACATATTGGCGTAATGACCAGCTCTCTCATGCTGGGTGATGTAGTCATGCCTTCAGGATCGTTTTCTGGAGATATGTTGGGTTCATTCAACGGGGTTTACGGTGATACTAGACTCCGAGCATTACCCATGACAACTAGTTCCAGCCATGGCAGTGGcatcagtatcagcaagaccaccagcagtTCCACCGTCATCTCCAGCAGTGTTAAAGACGGTAACGGCAACGGCAGTGATAGTAAACTGCCACTTGTAACCATGTCGACTATTTCTGGTGGACAAAATAGGAACAGTTCTTTGCCACTTGCTTTATCCAGTTACACCCACACTATGGATACATTGACAGCGGGTCGACTTCCTgatactgttgttgaaccACTTTCTGTGAAGAACGGATCTAAAGTTCCAGGTATTAAGACACGGGAAAGTAGCAGCACTGATGTAGAGCCAGATTCGGACGACGAAGATAACCAAAGCCTTAGCGGCGGCGATCGTAAAGGCGACCATGATGACATTGATGACCGAACAGACGTTGACAGCGTCGAAGCTGATCGCAATagcgacgatgatgatgatgatatcaacGAAGACAACAATAATGACTCTAATTACACAGTAGTGCGCTCTACTCACTCTAGAACAGCTTCAGCTAGTACCTCGACAGCCACTTCTATGAGTGAAAGCGGTCTGACTGAAagtgctactactgctaccTCACTTAGCGCTATGTCGTCAAGTTCAGGATCAACCTCGAGACCATCTCCTCAACGATCGATTTTCAGCCCTGAGAACATTCGCCTCAAAATAACTGCTTCTGGACGGTCAGAAATCGGGTTCGATGTGAACCCTGGTGCCATTCCATCGCCATTAAAACGTTCCAGCACAGTCATTGGCTTACAGCATTTCTCAAGCACCAATGTCTATGCCGAATCACCTGTTCGCAAGAGACGCATCAGTGGGCTGTATTTCGACCATGATGAGTCTCTCGACTCTAACAGTTCCAGTGCAAATTCTAGTAGTGGAAATCCTGTCAAAAAGAGAAAGCTGGGTTTGCTTGACCACGACGATATTCCTCTACTAGCAGCCCCATCTGGTCCATGGTTGCCATATAAGAGCTCTCCTGATGACAATCAATTGGCTCATCTTCATAATCACACATTAGTAAGCGCTTCGCCGAATGGCGGTCATCTTTTTCAGCAACAGTTGCTGCAAGCAGCTTCTGTAGGAGGCAACAACACTTCTATCTCTGGCAACGGTCCCGGCATGTCCAAAGTACCCATAACACCATTGCGAAGCAAGTCTGTAGCACTTGGTGATTTAAAGTCGTCGACATTGCTGCCACCACCTTCACCCAATCATAGCTCATTCTCGCCATCGTCGAACGCGATTCTCGGTGCATCGGGGTCTGGATCTGCCACTCGCCGTGCTCTTTTCAAGACATTTGCATCGCCCTCAAGAACGTTTGAAGACCTCATGGCATCTCCCAGCGGGTTCAGTCTGAGGTACCACAACCCGCCATTCtttgacgatgacgacgtCATCTCGCGAGCTTGTTTCGGGTCCCCTGACAAGCGCGAGGCCAAACGAAGACAGTACTACGAACACTCTGGCGTCACTGGATTCTCCATAGACTCTCTAGAGAGCGTTACCGACGTCTTCGGTGTGGACATTTGTCAAGTAGTGCGACGAGCTGTAGAAGCCAACGACTCAAAAGACAACGAGCAACTGTTCGACcatgatgacgacgaaaCCGTCAAAATGAGCTCTTCGTCGTCTGGCTCCTTCTCGCCCAAACGGACTCCACTACGCCGCCGTGAGACGGCTCCCTCCGAGTTTCTGACTTTTGACTCTCCCATCAAGACTGAGACCTCCTTCTCCCCCAAATACTCCGGCCGCTAG
- the SNF3 gene encoding Snf3p (Plasma membrane low glucose sensor, regulates glucose transport; contains 12 predicted transmembrane segments and a long C-terminal tail required for induction of hexose transporters; also senses fructose and mannose; SNF3 has a paralog, RGT2, that arose from the whole genome duplication; GO_component: GO:0016021 - integral component of membrane [Evidence IEA,IEA]; GO_component: GO:0016021 - integral component of membrane [Evidence ISM] [PMID 12192589]; GO_component: GO:0016020 - membrane [Evidence IEA,IEA]; GO_component: GO:0005886 - plasma membrane [Evidence IEA,IEA]; GO_component: GO:0005886 - plasma membrane [Evidence IDA] [PMID 2406560]; GO_component: GO:0005886 - plasma membrane [Evidence IDA] [PMID 24124599]; GO_function: GO:0005536 - glucose binding [Evidence TAS] [PMID 10477308]; GO_function: GO:0005355 - glucose transmembrane transporter activity [Evidence TAS] [PMID 10477308]; GO_function: GO:0004872 - receptor activity [Evidence TAS] [PMID 10477308]; GO_function: GO:0022891 - substrate-specific transmembrane transporter activity [Evidence IEA]; GO_function: GO:0022857 - transmembrane transporter activity [Evidence IEA]; GO_function: GO:0005215 - transporter activity [Evidence IEA]; GO_process: GO:0008643 - carbohydrate transport [Evidence IEA]; GO_process: GO:0051594 - detection of glucose [Evidence IGI,IMP] [PMID 8901598]; GO_process: GO:0015755 - fructose transport [Evidence IMP] [PMID 2046678]; GO_process: GO:0015758 - glucose transport [Evidence IMP] [PMID 2046678]; GO_process: GO:0015758 - glucose transport [Evidence IGI] [PMID 9564039]; GO_process: GO:0015761 - mannose transport [Evidence IMP] [PMID 2046678]; GO_process: GO:0045835 - negative regulation of meiosis [Evidence IMP] [PMID 18616605]; GO_process: GO:0007165 - signal transduction [Evidence TAS] [PMID 10477308]; GO_process: GO:0055085 - transmembrane transport [Evidence IEA]; GO_process: GO:0006810 - transport [Evidence IEA,IEA]), with translation MAFIRITNPYVVALIATIGGMLFGFDISSVSAFVSQDEYRKAFGFPNSITQGGITAAMSGGSFIGSIISGVLSDKYGRRPTITLSSVIWMVGAAIQCSSGGHSPSGNKAQLIVGRVVAGFAIGLASSQVPVYVAELAPKNIRGRLVGLFQWAVTWGIMIMFYIGYGCSFISGKASFRTAWGIQIVPGFLLFIGTLCLPESPRWLASKDRWEEAIEIIAATQAHGDVNDSDVLIEVEEIKEVIRIDRESQATTILDLFKKDSLNRTMVGIWAQIWQQMTGVNVAMYYVVNIFEMAGYTGNVNLVSSSIQYVLNMVMTVPALLFIDSWGRRPLLLIGGVLMMTWLFAISGLLAVYSNPVDSVDGNTNIRILIPKDRSAASKAVIACSYLFVSSFAPTWGPGIWIYCSEIFPLRQRALANGICASFNWIFNFALALFVPSAFTNITWKTYIIFGVFCVAMIIHVFFLFPETKGKSLEEIDQIWAENIPAWRTANWQPRLPSVSDIKAVNGGRAPTFADKVEGEQEHKEALPETAV, from the coding sequence atggctTTCATTCGAATCACAAATCCTTATGTGGTGGCCTTGATCGCTACCATTGGTGGTATGCTTTTTGGTTTCGATATCTCATCGGTGTCTGCCTTCGTCAGTCAAGATGAATATCGTAAAGCTTTTGGTTTCCCTAATTCTATTACCCAAGGTGGTATCACTGCTGCCATGTCTGGTGGTTCCTTTATTGGTTCCATCATCTCTGGTGTCCTTTCTGATAAGTATGGTAGACGTCCCACTATTACCCTTTCGTCTGTCATCTGGATGGTTGGTGCTGCCATTCAATGTTCTTCTGGTGGTCACAGCCCTTCTGGTAACAAGGCCCAACTAATCGTTGGTAGagttgttgctggtttCGCTATTGGTTTGGCCTCGTCCCAAGTTCCTGTCTATGTTGCCGAGCTCGCTCCTAAGAACATCCGTGGTCGTCTTGTTGGTCTCTTCCAATGGGCTGTCACCTGGGGTATCATGATCATGTTCTACATTGGTTATGGTTGTTCTTTCATTTCTGGAAAGGCTTCTTTCAGAACTGCTTGGGGTATTCAAATCGTCCCTGGTTTCTTGTTGTTCATTGGTACCTTGTGTTTGCCTGAGTCTCCTCGTTGGTTGGCCAGTAAGGACAGATGGGAAGAAGCTATTGAGATCATTGCTGCTACTCAAGCTCACGGTGATGTCAATGACTCTGATGTTCTTATCGAGGTTGAGGAGATCAAGGAGGTTATCAGAATTGACCGTGAATCTCAGGCCACTACCATTTTGGATCTTTTCAAGAAGGATTCTTTGAACCGTACTATGGTCGGTATTTGGGCTCAAATCTGGCAACAAATGACTGGTGTCAATGTCGCTATGTACTACGTTGTTAACATCTTCGAAATGGCTGGTTACACTGGTAACGTCAAccttgtttcttcttccatcCAATACGTTCTTAACATGGTCATGACTGTTCCTGCTCTTCTCTTCATTGACAGCTGGGGTCGTCGTCCTTTGTTGCTCATTGGTGGTGTTCTCATGATGACCTGGTTGTTTGCTATTTCTGGTTTGTTGGCTGTTTACAGTAACCCCGTCGACAGTGTTGATGGTAACACCAACATCAGAATTTTGATTCCTAAAGACAGATCGGCTGCTTCCAAGGCTGTCATTGCTTGTTCTTATCTTTTCGTTAGTTCTTTCGCTCCTACCTGGGGTCCTGGTATCTGGATTTACTGCTCTGAAATCTTCCCTCTTAGACAACGAGCTCTTGCCAACGGTATCTGTGCTTCTTTCAACTGGATCTTTAACTTCGCTTTGGCCTTGTTTGTTCCCAGTGCTTTCACCAACATCACCTGGAAGACCTACATCATTTTCGGTGTCTTCTGTGTTGCTATGATCATCCacgttttcttcttgttccCTGAGACTAAGGGCAAGTCCCTTGAGGAGATTGACCAAATTTGGGCTGAGAACATTCCTGCTTGGAGAACTGCCAACTGGCAACCAAGATTACCTTCTGTTAGCGACATCAAGGCTGTTAACGGTGGTCGTGCTCCTACCTTTGCTGACAAGGTCGAGGGTGAGCAAGAGCACAAGGAGGCTCTCCCTGAAACTGCTGTTTAA